CCCTCTTGTGTAATGGTGGTCTTGACTCCATAGGCTTCAAGAGTTAACTCTTCTGGACTTAGGACTTTGATTTCCCAATTGTCGGAGCCGTGTTCTTTGGTGTAAGTCTTGGCACTGTCAACATGAGTGCCTGTGTAGTAATACTTGTTGTTGTCGAACTCTGTGCTATGGCTAGTGTCCGCATAATGGAGGTAAATGCTGTCTACAAAAAAATTCTTGTAAATCGCTGTTGTAGGCTCACTAGAATTTGGATATTCTTTGGCGAAAATGTCAAAGGTGGAACGGAGGCAATCGATAGCGAATGCGTTCAATGCTCCCAAAGTAATGATAAGGATAAGTTTTTTCATATAGAAGAATATACAAAATCTTATCTGCTAAAACAAAAGAAGGCGACCGAAGCCGCCTTTTTATCTTTTTGTCATTCCACTTCGTGGCCTGACTTGTTCGCCTCGGATATAGAAACATGCAAGCATGTTTCTGCATCGTTCGGCTCCTTTGTCATTCCCGCCTCCGAGCGGGAATCACCATCTCGTATAAAAGAGGAGATGCCCGATCAAGTCGGGCATGACACGTTTGACCTCGTCATCCTGAGCAACGCGAAGACAACCTCAAAAGGCGAGAGTCGCAGCCATACTCGTATGGATATGACCGAGCCGAAGAGGTTGGGGCTTGTCCCCATCCAGTGATATCTTGAATAGCGTTCTTAGAGCGAACTCATCAGTCGCTTTTTGGCGGGACTGTCTGGGAGCGGCAGGAATGTCTCTTGTGCGAACGAACGCATGAGCATTTCCTGGGCGGCCTTTTTCGGGATGCCGCGGCTCACGAGGTAGAACATCTGTTCTGCATCGAGTTCGCCGACAGTGTTGCCGTGGGTGCATTCCACGTCGTCGTGATAAATCTTGAGGACCGGCTTCACGGAGACGCTAGCATCTTCGCTCAAGAGGATCGTGTTCACGAGCTGGCTCGAATTGACGCCTGTGCAGTCGTAACCGACGATGACGCTTCCGTCGTAGCTCACGTGTGCTGAACCAGAAAGCAGGTTGCGGGCAAGCTGGGTGCTTGTGGTGCGCGGGGCTTCGTGGTAAATTGTGAGGCGGCTGTGCTGCGAGGCTTCGCCATCGAGAACGTGGAGGCTTCTGTAATCGAAGTTCGCGCCTTCACCTTTGAGGTGGCATTCGACGCTCACGCGGCCGATGGCGGTGTCGCGGCAGATGCTAGAGAATCGGACGGTGGAGCTTGCGGCTTGGTTGATGTTGAAATGCCTAAAGCGGAGCGGCAAATCGCAGGCCGGGTTTGCAAAGAAGATTTCCACGTCGGCATCTTCGCCAACGTTGATGTCGAAGCGCTCGGCGGCAACGTCGTGCGAGACCTTGTTGTCGAGAATTTCGAGGCTCACCTTGGCGCCTTTGCCGATGTCAAGGACGGTGTGCCCAAAGTCGTTGTTGCACTTGAGCATGGCCATTTCGGCTGCGCCGGCCACGATTTCGCGAATCATGGGGCGGGCCTGGTTTGCAATCGGGAGGAGGGCTGCGAAGTCGGTTTCTTGGTTGGCCGGGGTTGCTGCCGGGGAAGTCATTGGGGCTGCCGCAAAATTCGTGCCCATGAATTCCGGTGTCGGGATTTTGGCGACCGGGAAGAACGACCAAAGTTCGTTATTGCGGCGAGGCATGCCGAGTTCGCGGAGGCGTGCTATCGCCTGTTCCGCGGTGGGCAAGTTCTGTATAAATTCAGCGTTCATTATGCGTCCTCGCAGTTACTTGGCTTCTTCGATCCAGTCGTAGCCTTGATCTTCGAGCTTGAGGGCAAGTTCCGGGCCACCGCTCAAGATGATTTTGCCGTGACGGAGCACGTGAACGTAAGTGGGCTTGATGTAGTCCAAGAGGCGCTGGTAATGCGTTACAAGAATCACTGCCTTTTCGGGCGACATGATGTGATTGATGCCGTTTGCCACGATGCGGAGGGCGTCAATGTCGAGGCCGGAGTCCGTTTCGTCGAGGAAGCTCACCTTCGGGTCGAGAACGGCCATCTGGAGGATTTCGTTGCGCTTCTTTTCGCCACCGCTCATGCCGTCGTTCACGCCGCGTTCACGATAGCGGTCGTCCATTTCGAGCAAGTCCATCTTTTCTTCGCAGAGCTTCTTGAAGTCTTCGTCGCTCATTTCGGGCTGGCCGAGGTAGGCGCGCTTGCTGTTGAGTGCCATCTTCAAGAATTCGACATTGTTTACGCCCGGAATTTCGGTCGGGTACTGCGTGCTGATGAAAAGGCCGGAATTAGCGCGTTCGTTGATTTCCATTTCGAGCAAGTTCTTGCCGTCAAGTTCTACGGTACCGCCATCAACATGGTAAGCGGGGTGACCTGCAATCACTTTGGAGAGTGTGCTTTTGCCGGAACCGTTCGGGCCCATGATGGCGTGGACTTCTCCCGGCTTGACCTCGAGATTGATCCCTTTCAGGATTTGGGTGCCGTCTTCGATACTTGCTTTAAGGTTCTTGATGGATAACATATTTCCTCTTTAATTTTAAAATCTTGTTGGGCTTAGCCGAAATCGTCCATGGCTCCAAAGTCATCGTCGGGAACGTAGGGCTCGTCATCAGGGACGTAAGGCTCTTCGTTCGGATCGTACGGAGCTTCTTCGGGTGGTTCGCTTGATGCGTACTGCTCGTCGCCATCGAATGGAGGCGGGGCTTCCATCTCCGGGGGCATTTCGGATTGCTGGAATGCGGACTGCACTGCGGGCGCATCATTAAATTGTGCGCCGGGTGCTGCGTACTGCGGCGAACTTGGTTGTGCCGGGGTTGGTGCTGCGAATTGCGTGGGAGCCTGCGGCGAGAACTGTGCATTGTTGAACTGCGCGGCGTTCCCTCCGTTCATCGCAAGCTCGTTAATTTCTGTGTAAAGCTCGATGAGCGGTGTTTTGCTCTGGATAATCTGCTCGGCGAAAACATCCGGCGTGATAGCCGAAATTTTGCGCTTCTTGGAAATCGTCTGGATGCCCTGCGTGAACTTGTTCAACTGCATACGGAGACGCATGCCCGCTTCGGAATCGAGCGGAATGAGCTTTTTGTAGCGGTCGCACAGATTGAGCGTGAGTACGGCAAGCGTGTCGTAAAATTCCAGAATCTCGTTCGGCGTTTTCCACGTCTCGTCGGGGAGCTGTTCCAAGAAAAGCTGCAACTGCGGCGAAAGCGATTCGTACAATGTTCTCGGCGAGAACGCGCCCGTTTCTGCATATTGCGCGAGAATCGACTGGATAAATTCATCAATCAGCGGAGAATCAAAAATTTGGATTCCGCTGGCGGCAAAGTCCATGTCGAAATATTCTGCGGCGCGGTCGAGAAGGGTGGGGTTGCGATAAAGAAGGTTTGCAAAGCGCACTTCAATCGGCGACAAAAGTTCCCACGGAACGCTTACTTGCGGTGCTGCGGGCTGCTCGGCTGCTGCCGGCGCTTTTTCGCGTTTCGGGTGTGTAACCTTGATGCCTGCGAGCGAACGCGTTGTGCTGTAACGCTCTGAAACAAGCTTCAAATACTGATTGCGAAGTTCCGGATTCTCG
This genomic interval from Fibrobacter sp. UWB4 contains the following:
- the sufC gene encoding Fe-S cluster assembly ATPase SufC → MLSIKNLKASIEDGTQILKGINLEVKPGEVHAIMGPNGSGKSTLSKVIAGHPAYHVDGGTVELDGKNLLEMEINERANSGLFISTQYPTEIPGVNNVEFLKMALNSKRAYLGQPEMSDEDFKKLCEEKMDLLEMDDRYRERGVNDGMSGGEKKRNEILQMAVLDPKVSFLDETDSGLDIDALRIVANGINHIMSPEKAVILVTHYQRLLDYIKPTYVHVLRHGKIILSGGPELALKLEDQGYDWIEEAK
- a CDS encoding SufD family Fe-S cluster assembly protein, which codes for MNAEFIQNLPTAEQAIARLRELGMPRRNNELWSFFPVAKIPTPEFMGTNFAAAPMTSPAATPANQETDFAALLPIANQARPMIREIVAGAAEMAMLKCNNDFGHTVLDIGKGAKVSLEILDNKVSHDVAAERFDINVGEDADVEIFFANPACDLPLRFRHFNINQAASSTVRFSSICRDTAIGRVSVECHLKGEGANFDYRSLHVLDGEASQHSRLTIYHEAPRTTSTQLARNLLSGSAHVSYDGSVIVGYDCTGVNSSQLVNTILLSEDASVSVKPVLKIYHDDVECTHGNTVGELDAEQMFYLVSRGIPKKAAQEMLMRSFAQETFLPLPDSPAKKRLMSSL